From Solibacillus sp. FSL W7-1464:
CTCTGAAACAGATGCAGGATCATTTGCAATTAATAACGCAATGATGGCTGGCACAATCGGGGTTATTGCAACAGGTAACTCAGGTCCAAATCGCGGAACGATGGGAACACCTGCAACTGCTCGCTTAGGAATTGCGGTTGGCAACACAACAAACCCGGAAACAATGTATAACGGTGAAGTTAACATTACAGTAGGCGACTACAACTTAACAAAACAACTACCTTTAATGGGAACAACTTTTGGTAAAAACTTAGCAGCACAGCTTCAAGGTGAGTTTGATCTAGTTGCGATTCCTGGCAATGGAGAAGTAAAAGATTTTGAAGGAATTGATGTTGAAGGTAAAGTAGCACTAATTTCCCGTGGTAATATTGCATTTGTTGATAAAATTGCAAATGCTAAAGCAAACGGAGCAGTAGCTACAATTATCCATAACTTTGCCGGCGGAACAAATGCACCAGACATTTCAGGCACATTCCTTGGTGACTCTTTTGAGTTCCTGCCAACATTTGATATGTCAGTAACAGACGGTAATGCAGTTCGTGCTGCATTGGGAGATGGGACAGGAAAAGTAAACTTCCGCAAGTTTGCTTCAACTACGACAACTGGAGATGATGTAAACTCTTCTAGTTCACGTGGTCCTTCTACACCGAACTTCGATATTAAACCAGACGTAACAGCGCCTGGAACAAACATTATGTCAACAATACCTATGTATAAAACAGACTTCCCCGATGCGGTTTACGATGAAGCATATGATCGTAAAACAGGAACATCAATGGCAACACCGCATATTGCAGGGATTGTCGCATTAGTAAAACAGGCAAATCCGCATTGGGATGCGTTTGATGTAAAAGTGGCACTTTCGAATACAGCAAAAGTATTGGATACAGCAAAATATGATGTATTCTCTCAAGGTGCCGGACGTGTAAATGCTTATGCGGCAGCTCACCCTGATATTCTTGCGTATGCACTTGATACAGCTGTGTTAGACGGCAATGGTGAAAATGTAGAAAACAAAAAAGGAACGGTTACTTTTGGTCCTCAATCATTGAAGGACGGAAATATTTCTGTAACGAAACAAGTGTTAGTAAAAGATATTAAAGGAAACGGCGGTAATTATAACGTATCCGTAGATGTGACTAAAGCATTTGGTGATGCAGCTGTTACAGTGGATCAGCCAACATTCAATTTAGCTGGTGAGCAGATGTTAAATATTACACTAACTGCTTCACAAGCTGTAGCACCAAACGGCTCTGAAATTTTAGGTTTCATCCATATTAACGGTGGATCTACAGAAGCTTCATTGCCATTCGCGGCTGACTTCGGCAGCGCGGCAGTAACTGAAATCAAAGACCTCAGTATTACAGAAACAGACCTGTCATTTAATAGTGACGGTATTAAAGACTCCGCTGTACTTTCATTCACATTAACTGGTGATGTGACAACGAACTATATCGAACTTTGGGATATTATGAATCCTGAAGGCGGAGAATATGGAGATGGCTACATCGGTTATCTGCACTCAGGTACCGCATTAGGTAAAGGGTCTTATACGCTGAATGTTGGCGGGCAATATAAACCTTGGGGCAGTGAACCTGCAACTACGATTCCGGATGGTCTATATACAATTGACTTTACTGGTCTTGCAGCTACAGGAGTTGTTTCGGATTATGTAGGACCGATTGTTGTAAAAACGACAAAACCGGAAATTACAGGTTCAGAGGCTGAAGGTATTGTTTCAGGACAGGTAACAGATAAGTATATTGAATACAATGAGGAACTGTATTTATACGGTTTAGACTATAATTTAAATGATAAATTAAAAGCTTCATATGTTGCGACTGTAAACGGCGAAGTTCAAGCGCCAGTTGCATTCGACTTAAATCAGGATGGCAGCTTCACATTCCCGGTAACAGCAGAAACAAATGCTGTAACAGTAGTTATTACAGATGCTGCTGGTAATGTTGGCGAAACGATTATTTTTGAAAAAGAAGTAGTAGAGCCTGTTGTAACGCTTTCTGTAAATCCAACTGAGCTGGACCTGACAGCTGGAGAAACGGCACAACTTACGGTAACGGAAACAACTACACCTGCTGAAGGTGATGCAACTGAAGAAGACGTAACTTCAAAAGCTACGTATATCATGGCAGATGAAAATGTTGCAACAGTTGTAAATGGTTCAGTAACGGCAGGAACAGAAGGCACAACAACAATTACTGTTTCACATGGCGAAAATGAAGCAACAGTAACTGTCACAGTTAAAGCTCCTGTTGCAGAAGAGCCAGTTGTAACTCTGGAAATCGACCAAGCTCAAGTTGAAACGAGAGTCGGTAAAGAAATTACAGTTAAAATTACTGAAGTTACAACTTTAAATGGTGAAACAACAGAGAAAGATGTGACAAATCTTGCAAACTACCAAGTAGAAAACGATAAGATTGCTACTGTAAATGCAGGAACTGTAAAAGGAAATAGCCAAGGTACTACTTCTGTTACAGTAACATATGGTGAACTTATCCTTACGTTTGACGTCAATGTTGTAAAGCCTGGTAATGGCAATGGCAATGGCAATGGTAATGGTAATGGTAATGGCAACAGCAATGGCAATGGTAATGGTAATGGCAATGGCAATGGCAATGGCAACGGCAACGGCAATGGTAATGGTAATGGTAAAGGTTCTAAGTAGAATACTAATGTTACCAAATATAATATTTAATTAATTTAAATGAGAGAAATTGCATGGTAACTTTGCAATTTCTCTTTTTATATTTAAATAATTACTAGTAATCAATGGTATTTTTCCCTTTATTCCTTAAAATTAGTATATTATTAATAGAATAACTTCTCAGAAAAGGAGATTAAAAGAATGAGGATTTTCAAACAACTGTGGCCTGTATTTTTCCTGGTTTTATCTTTTGTACTTGTTCCGTTAACAATCGTTAATGCAGCAGCTTTAACAGACAAAGTTACTAACGTGCCTGTTGATAAGGTATGGACAATTACATTTAATCATCCTGTTATAGAATCCAGCATTACACCAAATTCTATTTATGTAGTGAATAGTGACAATGTCAAACAACCAGTCGAAACGGTAGTTAAAGACAATATTGTCAAAATTGAACCCCCTGCTAAAGGCTACGAGTTCAATCAAACTTATACTTTAAAAATCGAAGCTGATGTATCTGGAAAAGTAGGCAACAGGGCTGAAAGATTGAATCAGACTATCGCTAAATCGTTTACTACTGTAAATGGCTATGCTGTAGTCAATATTAAGACAGATGGTGCATCTTCACCAATTGCTTACTACTCTACTTTCGAAGAAGCGAACGCCGACTTACAAGAAAGCCAGGGAATCATGCTAGGTGACAAATATATAAAAATACCGTCCGGGTTTATAGCAACAAACCTGAAGGATGTCACTATTATTTACAAACAACCGACTTTTACTTCAGCATACGAATATGCGGGTGTTAGTACGGATACTGAACTTTTATATATTGATGCAACAGCCGATTATGTAAAAGTAAATGCCGCAGGACAGGATATGTATGTAAAGCACGAAGATATCACTCTTATTCCCGCAGTTGCTGCAAAAGGGCGGTCATATTACATTGCAAATGAAAAAGGATTATGGCACCATATTTACCATCATCATAGTGGTAAATACGACAGCGCCTATTTGATCGGTAATAAACCAGACTTTTTAAATGACGGCGTAAAGTATTATAGTACGGACGGCATAAAGTTTTACAATGCAAGCGGTAAACTAATGGGAGAAAGCTATGCCTACTTCCAATATGTTACACCACGGGTACCGACTACTTACAGTGCCGAACAGTTAGATCAGTACATTGCAAGAGAACTCGAAGCAAAAGAACTATCAGGCAATGCGCGGTATATAAACGCGTCAGCAAAAAGTCCGCTCCAAGGATTAGGTGCTGCACTAAAAACAATTGAAAAAGAGCAGCGAATCAACGCTTTGTTTATTTTAGCTCTTGCTATCCATGAAAGTGATTACGGTATGAGCTGTCACGCACAAAATTACAATAATTTATTCGGGTTAAATGTGACAGACAGCAATGATGAATGTTTGACAGAAACAGATGTGAATACCGAATCTACTAAATATTTCCCAACAATCGAAAAAAATATTTCGGATTTCGTTCAACGTCTGAATACGAGTTATTTAGATCCGCTTAACATGCAAGACTTCCGTTACAATGGGCTTGCACTCGGCAATAAAATGATCGGACTCAATGTACGCTACGCTTCCGATCCATACTGGGGAGCTAAAACAGCAGGTCATATGTATCGGATAGATCAAGCATTAGGCAGTCAAGATTACAAAGAATATAAAGTAGGAATTACGGCAAGTTCACAAGTGAGTGTTCGATATGAACCTATTGTTAAAACAGGTGATGAAGATAACAGAGCTTATCAGTATAAACTTCCCTGGACGATTAAACGTCTTGATATGATGCCAATAACGCTATCAAATATGCCCTTAGAAAATAGTGACTGGTTACAAGTCATATCCGAGATGCCGTCTTACGGACAAGATTTATACACAGTACGTGAGAATGTCCGTATTATCACAACACATTAATAAATAAATTAAGCTAAGTTTCATACTCCATCCTTGATGGAATATGAACTTAGCTTATTTTTTATCCGATTACTATTTCTTTTTTCTTATGAAACTCTTCATTTTCCAAGTTCACTTTTTCAGGTTTCACAACGAATATACTAATTAAAGTCGCAATCGTGAACAACGCGGCAATGACGTATAATACCATGTCGTAAGATTGTGTTTTTTCAAGAATAATTGCACTTAGCTGATTGCCCGTCAAACCTGCAAATGCCCATGCAGATAAAGCTAAACCATGTACAGTTGAAATACTTTCGATACCAAATCGGTCTGATAATAGCGGCGGTAAAGATGAGAATCCTCCACCGTAACCTGCATTCACAATACAAAGTAAGGCAATGATAAGAATTACCATAGAGTTATTGATCCCATCAAATACAACAGTACATAAAATGATGCTAATAGAAGAAATAAAAATAATTTTGTAAATAGAGTTACGATCTTTTAAACGATCTCCCCATGCTGAAAATGCAATTCGTCCACCTGCATTGAAAATGGCTGTGAGCGAACTAACTAAACCAATCGCTCCAAATCCAATGAAAGCTAAAATACCTTTTTCTTGTGAGATTAACGCTAAGCCACATGTAATATTAATGTAGAACATGAGCCAAATACCGATAAACGTCTTATTCGTCAAAACTTTTCTATAACTAAAGCTATGCATTTCCATATTTTCTTCTTCATATCCAGCCGGTTTCTTTAAAATTAAGTGTCCAACAAACATCATTACTAAATAGATCGCTGCTAAAATATAAAACATTGTATAGATATTTGTAGGGTCTGCTAAAACCCCTTCACTATTTCGATTACCGAGTAACTTTTCCATTAGTGGACTAGCAATAACTTTCGCTAAGCCGAAGCCTGCAACAGCAAGGCCCGTTGCCAATCCCTTTTGTTCTTTAAACCAAAGCATCAGTGTTTTTACAGGCGTTAAATAGCCGATTCCAAGTCCAATCCCCATAACTACTCCATAAGAGATATAAATACCGAACAATGATTTTTGATAAATAAAGAAACCTGTTGCTGCCATCCCTGCAACAAAAAATATTGCCGCAAGCAAGGATGACTTATGTATATCCTTTTCAACAAATTTTCCGCCAAAAGCCGCAGCCATACCAAGAACAAAAATAGCTATACTGAATGCCCATTCCACTTCACTGACAGGTTTTCCGATATAAGAGGCAATGTCCCCCTTAAACAACGACCAGCAATAAACAGTACCAATACTGCAGTGAATCAATAAGGCCGGGATGACCGCACGAATCCACTTGTTTTCAAAATTCCCCACTTTAAAACTCCTCATTATTCATTTAACCTAAAATGCGAACTATATTTGAGTATTCTTATAAATAGTTCGTATATTAACTATATCATTAATAATAATAAGTAAATTATAGATTAAATATTTTATTTTCACGAACATTAACAAAGTGATTATATAATAATATTCATAATAAATGAATACTAATTTTTAAAATTACAGAAACAATTCGCGGATTATTCGAATTATTCTGTACTCAATTACATAAAAAAACAGCCTAAGTATAGTAATTAGACTGTTTGATGCAGAAAAATTTACCTTTTCTTATATTTGCGGTAAATTCAAATTTATTTAAATGTTACCTTCACAGTATACCCAAGATTTCGGAAAAACCCTGCGAGAACTTTCTCGGCACTTTTTTCTGCCGATTCCAATAAACCTATTTCAATGGCCTCATCTTTAATTTTTTTCTGTGCTTCCGCTGCCAGATCAAATCCTTCATCCCATTTCACTTCCCCACGGAATAGTCCTTCATCTGAAAAAGTTTTGACATCTTCCATCTGAATAGCGGGATCCTGTATAAGTGTTGCTCGGGGCAGGGCGATTTCTAACTCTTTGTCATCTTCATTGATTTTAATATCATTCGATGTTACTTCTTTAAGATTGACGCCTGCAATGACTGTGGCAGGGACTATTAATAGTAACTCTCTTTTGGTACCTGGGAAATTAACCGAAATATCGTTTCCAAAAAGTTTATTATCCTCTTGCTCAATAATTACTTTCATATGGGCTTCAGCCGTTGCAAGTGTTGCCAATTCCTGGACCTGTTCTACAAATACTGTACTTTCTTTTTTAAATGTATTACCGAATAATAACCAAGTACCCGCGAATGTGAAAAGAATAAGAAGCAATGCAATTAATAAAATTTTAAATCCCCAAAATTTAAATATAACCTTAAATATTGCTCCGGAAATATTGGCGTTTCCACTGCGCTGTCCTATTACCGCAGTGGCAGCACTTTCTGCCTCACTCTTTTTCAATTCCTGCAATACTTGTTCAATTTGTGTTAATGCTTCATCTTTTTTATTCATGATGTCGCCCCCTCCCTTTATGTTGTTGAGGAAAATTAAATTATAATTACCATATTTATACTTGAATATCATATCAAATTATATACCTTTGTTAGTATTAAAAAGGTGATTACAAGATAAATCGGGGAACGTGTCATCCTTTTTCATATTTTTCAAATCTTGTTAATAGCAATTTTTATTAAATACATTTAAACTATCGAATGGAATTATATTAAGAGAGGTTACAAAATGAAAAAACAATCGTTGTTTATACGAGGGTCTCTATTTGCAGCAACTTTAACAGGTTTATTCTTTGCAATTTACAAAAGCGGTATTTCTGTATCCGACCTGTCACCCCAGCTTATTTTAGAGCTTGCCCATAACAATCTAACTATCGTTATTTTAGTAATGATGTTATTAATGTTCCTGCAAAACTTATTTACATTTATCCCGTTAATTTTAGTCATCACGATTAATATTGCTTTGTTTGGATTTTGGCGCGGTTATTTATTTAGTACATTCAGCAGTGTTATTGGTAGTACATCAATTTTCCTTTCCATCCGCTTTTTTTTCGCAAATTTATTCACTTCAGATAAACTAAAAAAATATGAGCAGCAAATTAATCAAAACGGCTTTCTATTTGTTCTTTCAGGGCGTATTTTGCCATTCCTTCCTACGAATTTAATTAACATCGTATCCGGTTTAAGCAAAATGAAAATATCGTATTTTATCTCAGCTACTACAATTGGCAACATGATTTACGGACTTGTATTAGCCTCTGTTTCATATGGAATTTTCTCTGTCTCCCAGCAATATAGACAACTGTTTTATGTGCTTATTGCAATTGCCGCCATTATCATTGCGGTCCGATTCATTAAAAAGCAGCGTACAAGCAGTATTTAAAAAAAGAAGGTATTGCACCTTCTTTTTTGTGTTAATGAGGCAACAGCCTAAGTATTCTTCCTTTGAATAAAGGAGATAATATTAATATATAATGCCGTCATTTCTTCAGGAGTCTTGTCTAAATTATTTTGAACCCATTGTTCAATTAATCCTAAAAAAGCAGATGTGATAAAGGCTAAAAAGTATTCCATCGGGACATTTAAATTTGCGGTGAAGCGTTCATTCCCCTCCAGATTTACACGCACCTTTTCTGAAAAGGCTGCTCTAAACCGTAGATGAAAACCCGCTCTACCATGTTCACTTAAAAAGATTTTTAAAAGTGGTGCCTGCATTTTTATCGAATTAAATAATGAGGATGCTAATTGTTCCTGTCCTTTTTCAAACGTATGTGTAGATGAATAGTTCGATTGCAATTCATCAATATGATTCCCTAACTCTTCAAATAATTGTAATTCAATCTGATCCAGCAAATCAAACTTATCGATAAAGTGTAAATAAAACGTTCCCCGATTAATCTTGGCTGTTTTCGCAATATCTCCTACTGTAATTGAATCGAAAGTTTTCTTTTCCAGCATCTCCATAAATGATTTTTGAATAAGCTCTTTTGTACGTCGATTTTTTTCGGTATAAACGCTCAAAAAAACACCCTCTTCCATCAAAATTGAACAATCTGTTTATTTTGTTGATTGCTTTGATTTCTCCTTAAATTATAAAATAAAAGCGTAATAATAAACAACATGTTGAAATTTGAGAAAGGATGAAATTCAGATGAGATTATTTAAACAAAAATTAGCATGGGCTGCTCCTATTGCTGTTATATTGATTATTGCACTATTTTCGGTAAACTTATTCGCACAAGGAAATCCGCAAGTGAGAAATCTGCCGGTTGCTCTTATTGTTAATGATGAGGGCCAACACGTTGAGGCTGTTCTCGAAGCTGTTGAGCAAATGAGTGGAGGGGTAGACGGTGCGGAACCGGTTATGTCATTTACAAATGAGAAAGAAGAAAATATTGAGTCGCTTTTTGCAGATAAAAAGTATTACGCAGCACTTGTCATTCCTGAAGGCTACAATGACACATTACAAAATGCACTTACAAATAATGAAGCTGCCAAACTGCAAATATTTATTAACCAAGGCTTTAATATGACAGGCGCAAACTTTGCAAAAACTGCTTTAAACAGCTTTGTTTCTGGAGTGAATGACCAATATTCGGCAAACTTTTTAGCACAGCTTGGTACGGAACAAATTGATGCAACGCAAGCCGCTGTTTTAGTAAATCCAATTGTTGCTGAAGAAAAAATATACAATCCTATTACAGCTTCTACTGCAAACGGCAGTGCCCCAACTTTATTGGCAGTACCGGCATGGGTAGGTGCACTAATTGGTGGTTTTATCGTATTTTTAGCATCATCGAGCATCTTTAAGAAAGAGCTGTTAACACGTAAACAAACATTAGGCCTAATTGGCGGGCAAGTTTTATTCGGTATTATTATTGCCCTATTTTCAGGTTTCACTGTTGCAACACTTGCACAAATCGCAGGGATTAATATGCCAAACTACTTCCTGGTTGCTTTCTTTGTATCATTTGCGGCATTCTGTTTCTATTTATTAGTATCAGCTATTACAGCATGGATTGGCAAACCAGCTATTACATTATTCATGGTTGTCATGCTTTTAGGTATGGGTGTTCTTATGACACCACAGGAAATGCTTCCAAGTTTCTTCGTAAACTTCATTCGTCCTTGGGTACCAATTCGCTTTGCCTCTGAAGGTTTACGGGAAATTTTCTACTTCGGCAGCGGATTCTACACAGGTGCTTCCTTCAACACAATTTTAGGAATTGGTATTGCAGGTTCAGTTATTTTCTTACTGTCTATTTTCAAACCGGTAAAAGTTAAAGAACAACAAAACTAGCATACTAAAAAACGTTATTTTGCATTCTGTGCAAAATAACGTTTTTTATTTATTAACTAATTTCTTTAAACATTAAACTGTACTCTCAATTTTTTATTCTTTCGATGATCCGTCATTTAAATAAACTTCACCGTCTTTATAAACCATTTGTTCCGGATAACGCAGGTTAATAACTGCATCTTGAAGTTCTTGTGAAGGAGCCCGTGTTGAAAGCGAAACAATAATATTAGTAGCGAAGGCAGCAATTGCTCCGAAAATACCAGCACCAGTATCAATAATGCCTAATATCGTAAAGCCACCATACTTCGCGCTAAAGATATAAATAAGTGTTACCGCTAAACCGACAAGCATTCCCGCTATTGTTCCTTTTGCATTCGCACGTTTCCACCATACACCTAAAACGAGTGCCGGGAAGAAGGTACCTGTTGCAAGCGCAAATGCCCATGCAACAATTTGAGTAATGGCACCAGGTGGGTTTAATGCAATAATTCCAGCTAATAGTGTTGCAACAACAATTGAAATACGACCTATTAACAGGCGTTTTTGTTCAGATGCTTGTGGATTGATGATGCGATAATAAATATCGTGTGCAAATGATGAGGAAATAGAAATCATTAAACCACCAGCTGTAGATAAGGCAGCTGCCATTGCGCCTGCTGCCACAAGTCCAATAACAAATACACCCAGGTTTGCGATTTCAGGTGTAGCCATTACGACAATATCGTTGGCAATCTGCAGTTCAAGCCATTGAAGAATACCGTCACCATTCGTATCGGCTATCCCTAATTTCCCTGTATCAATCCATGATTGCGTCCAAGCCGGTAGTTCAGCAATTTTATTACCAGCAACTTCCGTCATTAAAATAAAGCGCGCAAAAGCTGCATAAGCTGGTGCACTAAAATATAATAGCCCGATAAACACTAATGCCCATGCACCTGACCAACGAGCCGCCTTCATTGTACCTACTGTATAAAAACGTACAATTACATGCGGAAGTCCAGCTGTACCACACATGAGTGTAAACATAAGAGCTAAAAACTGCCACTTAGTTCCGTTGGTGAAAGGTGCAAAATACTCCGAAATACCGAGCTCCCGGTCGAGTTCACCCATTTTCGTTAAAATTTCACCATAG
This genomic window contains:
- a CDS encoding S8 family serine peptidase; amino-acid sequence: MKKFKFTRFFSSILAFVMVFSLLVPFSNASAEESKSFKQDGQSESIIQLKAAIAEQLSLSKDGPILHESLQNISGNQEVAVIVHLSEKPVALEQGMSQVKGKKFSNARANEVRSNVKAQQAKVKKELTAKQVQMTQGYTFDTVLNGFAATIKANDIPKLLSVDGITLIEPDATVYASEEITTKSSELIKEDKLDAQMNTSISFLGIEKLWNEGIEGQGVKVAVLDTGIDADHPEFAGIYKGGKNFIPNSSTYSKPRADDDASETLPSERPAGTPEFNANGSSFYTSHGTHVAGTIAAIGANEFGIKGIAPKVDLYAYRVLGAYGSGATSGIVKAIETAVLEEMDVINLSLGGGANSETDAGSFAINNAMMAGTIGVIATGNSGPNRGTMGTPATARLGIAVGNTTNPETMYNGEVNITVGDYNLTKQLPLMGTTFGKNLAAQLQGEFDLVAIPGNGEVKDFEGIDVEGKVALISRGNIAFVDKIANAKANGAVATIIHNFAGGTNAPDISGTFLGDSFEFLPTFDMSVTDGNAVRAALGDGTGKVNFRKFASTTTTGDDVNSSSSRGPSTPNFDIKPDVTAPGTNIMSTIPMYKTDFPDAVYDEAYDRKTGTSMATPHIAGIVALVKQANPHWDAFDVKVALSNTAKVLDTAKYDVFSQGAGRVNAYAAAHPDILAYALDTAVLDGNGENVENKKGTVTFGPQSLKDGNISVTKQVLVKDIKGNGGNYNVSVDVTKAFGDAAVTVDQPTFNLAGEQMLNITLTASQAVAPNGSEILGFIHINGGSTEASLPFAADFGSAAVTEIKDLSITETDLSFNSDGIKDSAVLSFTLTGDVTTNYIELWDIMNPEGGEYGDGYIGYLHSGTALGKGSYTLNVGGQYKPWGSEPATTIPDGLYTIDFTGLAATGVVSDYVGPIVVKTTKPEITGSEAEGIVSGQVTDKYIEYNEELYLYGLDYNLNDKLKASYVATVNGEVQAPVAFDLNQDGSFTFPVTAETNAVTVVITDAAGNVGETIIFEKEVVEPVVTLSVNPTELDLTAGETAQLTVTETTTPAEGDATEEDVTSKATYIMADENVATVVNGSVTAGTEGTTTITVSHGENEATVTVTVKAPVAEEPVVTLEIDQAQVETRVGKEITVKITEVTTLNGETTEKDVTNLANYQVENDKIATVNAGTVKGNSQGTTSVTVTYGELILTFDVNVVKPGNGNGNGNGNGNGNGNSNGNGNGNGNGNGNGNGNGNGNGNGKGSK
- a CDS encoding N-acetylglucosaminidase; this translates as MRIFKQLWPVFFLVLSFVLVPLTIVNAAALTDKVTNVPVDKVWTITFNHPVIESSITPNSIYVVNSDNVKQPVETVVKDNIVKIEPPAKGYEFNQTYTLKIEADVSGKVGNRAERLNQTIAKSFTTVNGYAVVNIKTDGASSPIAYYSTFEEANADLQESQGIMLGDKYIKIPSGFIATNLKDVTIIYKQPTFTSAYEYAGVSTDTELLYIDATADYVKVNAAGQDMYVKHEDITLIPAVAAKGRSYYIANEKGLWHHIYHHHSGKYDSAYLIGNKPDFLNDGVKYYSTDGIKFYNASGKLMGESYAYFQYVTPRVPTTYSAEQLDQYIARELEAKELSGNARYINASAKSPLQGLGAALKTIEKEQRINALFILALAIHESDYGMSCHAQNYNNLFGLNVTDSNDECLTETDVNTESTKYFPTIEKNISDFVQRLNTSYLDPLNMQDFRYNGLALGNKMIGLNVRYASDPYWGAKTAGHMYRIDQALGSQDYKEYKVGITASSQVSVRYEPIVKTGDEDNRAYQYKLPWTIKRLDMMPITLSNMPLENSDWLQVISEMPSYGQDLYTVRENVRIITTH
- a CDS encoding OFA family MFS transporter, with amino-acid sequence MGNFENKWIRAVIPALLIHCSIGTVYCWSLFKGDIASYIGKPVSEVEWAFSIAIFVLGMAAAFGGKFVEKDIHKSSLLAAIFFVAGMAATGFFIYQKSLFGIYISYGVVMGIGLGIGYLTPVKTLMLWFKEQKGLATGLAVAGFGLAKVIASPLMEKLLGNRNSEGVLADPTNIYTMFYILAAIYLVMMFVGHLILKKPAGYEEENMEMHSFSYRKVLTNKTFIGIWLMFYINITCGLALISQEKGILAFIGFGAIGLVSSLTAIFNAGGRIAFSAWGDRLKDRNSIYKIIFISSISIILCTVVFDGINNSMVILIIALLCIVNAGYGGGFSSLPPLLSDRFGIESISTVHGLALSAWAFAGLTGNQLSAIILEKTQSYDMVLYVIAALFTIATLISIFVVKPEKVNLENEEFHKKKEIVIG
- a CDS encoding DUF4230 domain-containing protein, which gives rise to MNKKDEALTQIEQVLQELKKSEAESAATAVIGQRSGNANISGAIFKVIFKFWGFKILLIALLLILFTFAGTWLLFGNTFKKESTVFVEQVQELATLATAEAHMKVIIEQEDNKLFGNDISVNFPGTKRELLLIVPATVIAGVNLKEVTSNDIKINEDDKELEIALPRATLIQDPAIQMEDVKTFSDEGLFRGEVKWDEGFDLAAEAQKKIKDEAIEIGLLESAEKSAEKVLAGFFRNLGYTVKVTFK
- a CDS encoding TVP38/TMEM64 family protein codes for the protein MKKQSLFIRGSLFAATLTGLFFAIYKSGISVSDLSPQLILELAHNNLTIVILVMMLLMFLQNLFTFIPLILVITINIALFGFWRGYLFSTFSSVIGSTSIFLSIRFFFANLFTSDKLKKYEQQINQNGFLFVLSGRILPFLPTNLINIVSGLSKMKISYFISATTIGNMIYGLVLASVSYGIFSVSQQYRQLFYVLIAIAAIIIAVRFIKKQRTSSI
- a CDS encoding TetR/AcrR family transcriptional regulator, translated to MSVYTEKNRRTKELIQKSFMEMLEKKTFDSITVGDIAKTAKINRGTFYLHFIDKFDLLDQIELQLFEELGNHIDELQSNYSSTHTFEKGQEQLASSLFNSIKMQAPLLKIFLSEHGRAGFHLRFRAAFSEKVRVNLEGNERFTANLNVPMEYFLAFITSAFLGLIEQWVQNNLDKTPEEMTALYINIISFIQRKNT
- a CDS encoding YhgE/Pip domain-containing protein, with amino-acid sequence MRLFKQKLAWAAPIAVILIIALFSVNLFAQGNPQVRNLPVALIVNDEGQHVEAVLEAVEQMSGGVDGAEPVMSFTNEKEENIESLFADKKYYAALVIPEGYNDTLQNALTNNEAAKLQIFINQGFNMTGANFAKTALNSFVSGVNDQYSANFLAQLGTEQIDATQAAVLVNPIVAEEKIYNPITASTANGSAPTLLAVPAWVGALIGGFIVFLASSSIFKKELLTRKQTLGLIGGQVLFGIIIALFSGFTVATLAQIAGINMPNYFLVAFFVSFAAFCFYLLVSAITAWIGKPAITLFMVVMLLGMGVLMTPQEMLPSFFVNFIRPWVPIRFASEGLREIFYFGSGFYTGASFNTILGIGIAGSVIFLLSIFKPVKVKEQQN
- a CDS encoding sodium:solute symporter family protein — translated: MDTQFIVSMLIILATFALYIWIAVYNTAKQTSDFYVAGRGVPPIFNGMAIGADWMSAASFIGMAGTIMLLGYDGLAYIMGWTGGYLFLTILLAPQLRKFGRYTVPEFIGDRFNSKAALIIAALCTIIISFTYSIGQLSGSGVVIGRLFEIDAKIGTMIGVVLIAFYAAFGGMKGITWTQVAQYIILIIAYLVPVIFMSFHLTSNPLPWISYGEILTKMGELDRELGISEYFAPFTNGTKWQFLALMFTLMCGTAGLPHVIVRFYTVGTMKAARWSGAWALVFIGLLYFSAPAYAAFARFILMTEVAGNKIAELPAWTQSWIDTGKLGIADTNGDGILQWLELQIANDIVVMATPEIANLGVFVIGLVAAGAMAAALSTAGGLMISISSSFAHDIYYRIINPQASEQKRLLIGRISIVVATLLAGIIALNPPGAITQIVAWAFALATGTFFPALVLGVWWKRANAKGTIAGMLVGLAVTLIYIFSAKYGGFTILGIIDTGAGIFGAIAAFATNIIVSLSTRAPSQELQDAVINLRYPEQMVYKDGEVYLNDGSSKE